CGGAGATGCCGGCGGCGTCGGCGGCGTCCGTGGCGTCCGTCGCATCGGCGGTGTCGGCGGTGCGGGGGACATCGGCAGGGACTTCCGGGACTTCGGTGACGTCAGGCGCGTCAGGGGCCTCAGGGGTCTCCCGCGCTTCGGGGGGATCGGCCTCGGCGGAGTTCTCGGCGTCCGTGCCGGTGTCGGGCTCGGTCGGGGACATGGGGGTGCTCCCGGGGGCTTCGACGGAGGGCTGCGGTGTGCCCCGCACCGGGGTGCGGGGCACGGTCGACGGGGTGGGCGGCCCGGTCTCGCGCGGTGCGGCGGACTCCGGCCGGGTGTTCGGTGGTGGTGTTCCGGTTCGTTCGGCCGGTTCGGTCGTCCGCTCCGGCGGCCGTGGCTCCTCCGCGGAGCCGATCAGCCTGGCGTACGCCTCGCGTCTGCGCCCTTTGGGGCTGCTGCGCCCCGTCTCCCAGGAGCGGACGGTGGCACGGGTGACGCCGACAGCGGTCGCCACCTGCTCTTCACTCAGTGACTGTGCTTCTCGCAGCCTGCGCCGCTCCTTGGGGGAGGGCAACGGGGCCGCTGCGGTGGACTCCGACGTGCTCTGAGTCATGAGGCGGCCTCGGGAGCGCTGCACTGGGTGAAAAAGTACATAAACGTATATTGAGCGACACAGCGGCCGTTCGCCTGTTACGCGAAATAAGCGCGTGTCGTTGGGAGCATGGCGGGCGTGACCCAAGTGACCGAGCGCAGCCCCATGTTGTCGGCCGAGCGGAGCCGGACCGCCGTGCTGGCTTCCTCCTTCCTGCGCGGAGCGATCGCCGCCGGGCTCGGGCTCGGCTCGCTCGCCGTGCTCGTCATGGTGCTGTGGATCAGCTCCCCGTACCCGGACAGCGGTCCGGGCGGCGCCCTCCATGTCGCGGCCGGACTCTGGCTGCTGGCGCACGGCGCCGAGCTGGTCAGGACCGACACCCTCAGCGGGATCCCGGCCCCCGTCGCGACGGTCCCGCTGCTGCTCGTCGTCGGCCCGGTGTGGCTGACGCACCGGGCGACCCGTGACGCCCTGGAGCCCGACGAGGGGCGCCCCGTGCCCTCGGCTGCTGGGGTGTTCTGCGCCGTGACGGCGGGATATCTGCTGGTCGCCGCCGGTGTCGCCGCCTACGTGCGGGGCGGGCCGATGCCTGCCGACCGCCTCTCGCTCGCCTTCCCGCTGGCCCTGGTGGTGGCCGGTTCGGCGGCTGCCGGGGTGTGGACGGCCTCGGGGCGGCCCATGGGTCCACTGCCGTCCTGGGCGCCGCTGAGGCTCCAGGAAGGGATCGCGCGGACGCTGTTCCGTACCCGGGCCGAGGCAGCCGTCCGGTCCGCGGCTGCCGGGGTGGCGGTGCTGCTCGGCGGCGGGGCGCTGCTGGTCGCGGTGGCGCTGGTGTGGCACGTCGGGGCCGCCCGGGATTCGTTCCTGGCGCTCTCCGGCGACTGGTCGGGGCGGCTCGCCCTGTTGCTGCTGGCCCTGGCCCTCGTACCGAATGCGGCGATGTGGGGTGCGGCGTACGGCCTGGGGCCCGGCTTCGCCCTCGGTACGGGGGCCACGGTCACTCCGTACGCCGTCGAGGGGCGTCCGGCGCTTCCGGAGTTCCCCCTGCTCGCGGCCGTGCCGTCGCCGGGCCCGGCGACGGCCGCCGACTGGGCCGCCCTGGCGGTGCCCCTCGTGGCCGGTCTGGCGGTCGGCTGGTTCACCGCGGGGAGGGCGGCTCCCGTCCAGGCGGGACGGAGCGAGGTCTGGAGCGTGCGCGAGACGGTGCTGGTGACGGTGCTGGCCGCGGTGGGCTGCGGCATCGGTACGGGGTTGCTGGCCGCGGCGTCCGGCGGGCCGCTCGGGACGGGTGCGCTGACGGAGTTCGGTCCGGTGTGGTGGCTGGTGGGCCCTGCCGCACTCGCCTGGACGGCCCTGCTCGGCGTGCCGGTGGCGCTCCTGCTGAGGTCGTGGCGGCTGCGGGAGCGCGGCTGGGCGTGGCGGCGGGACCGTACGGAGCCGGGCGCCGGGCAGGACGCGAGCGGTACGGCCGAAGAGGAAGCCCCGGAGCCGACGAGCGGGAAGGGCGCGGTCGCGGGGGAGACGGGCCGGAGCGGCGAGCCGGAGAAGGGCGGTGCGGGGCGGTGGTGGCGCCGCGGGAGTGCGGACGGTGCGGCCGGGCAGGCGCCGGCGCCCCCGCCCGTCACGCACCCGGCGTCCGGCGGCGCGGGACGGGCGGACGAGGAGGGCGCGGCGTTCGAGCCGTACGACTTCCTGCCGACCGACCCGTGGCACGAGAAGACGGCCAGGGAGGCCCGCTGGGCCTCGCTCAAGAAGGGATCCGGCGGGCTGATGGCGGAGTTCCCGGCCCCCGGCGCCCCGGCGGCCGACGCTCCGGTCGCGGAGGGCACACGCGACGGCCGGGCCCCGGAGGCGTCGGAGCCTCCGGAGTCCGGCCGGGGAACTGCTTCCTGAGAGCCGGGTCCTGTCGGGACCCGGCTCCGAGGCGGGTTACTTCTTGACGCCGAAGAAGGGTTCCAGCGGCTCGGGCAGCAGATCGTTGCAGGCCAGCGCGCCGGACTTGGTCAGCGCGTCGTTCACGCAGGTGTAGTAGTCGCGGTAGACCAGCTGCACGGTGAACGTCGTCGCGACGATCGACAGGGCGAGCAGGGCCATGACGAGACCGCTGACCGCCGCCGTCGTCTGCGGCCTGCCGTAGCCGACGCGGGCCGCGCCGGGGGCGGGCCCGTCTCCCGGTGCCGCGCCGGCCGGGGCTCCGGTGACCGAGGGGCGCGAGGTCCCCGCGACGTCGTCCGCGGTGGCGTGGGTGGAGGTCGTCGGCGCCTTCGGCTTGGCGCGCAGCGCGCTGACCGACCAGTACACCGAGAGTGCGCCGAGGAGCAGCGCGATCTCCGGGAAGTCGAAGAGGGCGAAGAAGAAGGCCCACATGCCGCCCAGTACGGCGTAGCGGGCGCGCCGCTGGGCGGGGTCGGTCGGGTCCCAGCGCATGCCGCCGCCCGCACCGCCGTCCGGGCCGCCCTGTCCCTGGCCGCCGGGGCCGTTGCTGCCGGGGCGGCTGCCGAAGCCGCCGCTCTGCCGGCCGGGCTGCTTGTTGCTCCACTGGCTGCCCCAGGCCGGGCGGTCGCCGGACGAGCCGTTGCCGGAGTCGTCACCTGGCCTGTCGTCGCCGTTGTTCCCGTTGCCGTCCCCGGTCCGCGCGGGGTGGCGCGGCTGCCAGGGCTGGTCGGGCCGGTTCTCGGGGGGAGCCGCGAAGGGATTGTCCTCCTGCGGCTTCGACCCGTTGGAGCCGGAGGAGTCCGAGGACGAGCCCGGCGAGGAGGACTGGCGTTCCCGCAGCATCATCGGGGCCCGCTCGGGCAGCGGGAGGCGGAAGGCGGTGCGGCGGCGTCGGTCCGGCATGTGGTGAACGTCTTCCCCATCTCGTCGTTTCCCGCCCGGTGGACGGTTCGCTGTCCCCAGACGCTACCCCCCGGCCACGCCCCCGTCCCGTGGGGGCCGCTGGGTGTGCCGGTATCGTTGCTGACGGTCGGCCGGTTCGTAGAGTTCCCCGTATCAAGGGGCGAGATTCTTTCGTACGACCGTACAAGTAGCACCGCAAGCACTTCGCACCTGCGTTACCACGCGAGAAAGGGCCCAGCTGTGGCCTCCCCGCCCCCCTCCGCCGCTCCGGCCCGCCTGGTCGTGCTGGTCTCCGGATCCGGTACGAACCTCCAAGCCCTGCTCGACGCCATCGGCGACGACCCCGGCGGCTACGGGGCCCAGGTCGTCGCGGTCGGCGCGGACCGCTCCGGCACCGTCGGACTGGAGCGCGCCGAGCGTGCCGGACTCCCGACCTTCGTGTGCCGGGTCCGCGACCACGCCACCCGTGAGGAATGGGACGCGGCGCTCACCGCGGCCACCGCGGAGCACCGGCCGGACCTCGTCGTCTCGGCGGGCTTCATGAAGATCGTGGGCAAGCGGTTCCTCGCCGAGTTCGGCGGCCGGGTCGTCAACACCCACCCCGCCCTGCTCCCCAGCTTTCCCGGTGCCCACGGAGTGCGCGACGCTCTCGCGTACGGCGTGAAGGTCACCGGGTGCACCGTCCACTTCGTCGACGACGGCGTCGACACCGGTCCGATCATCGCGCAGGGCGTGGTCGAGGTGACCGAAGAGGACACCCCGGAGGGCGAAGCCGCTCTCCATGAACGCATCAAGGAAGTCGAGCGCAAGCTGCTCGTCGAGGCCGTGGGGCGGCTCGCCCGCGACGGCTATCGCATTGAGGGACGAAAGGTTCATCTCGGTCATGTCGGTGAATAAGCCCATCCGCCGCGCCCTGGTCAGTGTCTACGACAAGACGGGGCTCGAAGA
The Streptomyces sp. NBC_00234 DNA segment above includes these coding regions:
- a CDS encoding cell division protein PerM, which encodes MAGVTQVTERSPMLSAERSRTAVLASSFLRGAIAAGLGLGSLAVLVMVLWISSPYPDSGPGGALHVAAGLWLLAHGAELVRTDTLSGIPAPVATVPLLLVVGPVWLTHRATRDALEPDEGRPVPSAAGVFCAVTAGYLLVAAGVAAYVRGGPMPADRLSLAFPLALVVAGSAAAGVWTASGRPMGPLPSWAPLRLQEGIARTLFRTRAEAAVRSAAAGVAVLLGGGALLVAVALVWHVGAARDSFLALSGDWSGRLALLLLALALVPNAAMWGAAYGLGPGFALGTGATVTPYAVEGRPALPEFPLLAAVPSPGPATAADWAALAVPLVAGLAVGWFTAGRAAPVQAGRSEVWSVRETVLVTVLAAVGCGIGTGLLAAASGGPLGTGALTEFGPVWWLVGPAALAWTALLGVPVALLLRSWRLRERGWAWRRDRTEPGAGQDASGTAEEEAPEPTSGKGAVAGETGRSGEPEKGGAGRWWRRGSADGAAGQAPAPPPVTHPASGGAGRADEEGAAFEPYDFLPTDPWHEKTAREARWASLKKGSGGLMAEFPAPGAPAADAPVAEGTRDGRAPEASEPPESGRGTAS
- the purN gene encoding phosphoribosylglycinamide formyltransferase encodes the protein MASPPPSAAPARLVVLVSGSGTNLQALLDAIGDDPGGYGAQVVAVGADRSGTVGLERAERAGLPTFVCRVRDHATREEWDAALTAATAEHRPDLVVSAGFMKIVGKRFLAEFGGRVVNTHPALLPSFPGAHGVRDALAYGVKVTGCTVHFVDDGVDTGPIIAQGVVEVTEEDTPEGEAALHERIKEVERKLLVEAVGRLARDGYRIEGRKVHLGHVGE